A DNA window from Borrelia sp. HM contains the following coding sequences:
- the serS gene encoding serine--tRNA ligase → MLDLKFIRDNLEVIQKNIKDRGQNLNMDLFIALDDERRKLITKIGELNAERNENANVMKDKIDYSKRHSLIKIGKDLKVEITDLEEKLGHIKSRLLIEHKKIPNIIAPDVPVVENKDGGVVLKVSGNIPEFDFKPKDHLEIGFALELFDFERAREVSGNKFYYLKNEAVLLELALINFALNKLKLKGFDLFITPDVAREFIVDGIGFNPRGNESNIYKIEDTDKYLVGTAEITLGGYYYDTILDLKSPLRMAGLSHCFRKEAGAAGQFSKGLYRVHQFSKVEMFCLCKSEDSARIHDEFLKLEEEIFTELEIPYRILNVCSFDLGAPAYKKYDIEAWMPGRGNRGEYGEVTSTSNCTDYQSRRLKIRYKDNGQNKFVHMINGTAIASTRTIIAILENFQDKKGGVRIPNNLVKYTGFDYIAPKN, encoded by the coding sequence ATGCTTGACTTGAAGTTTATAAGAGATAATTTGGAAGTTATTCAAAAAAATATTAAAGACAGAGGTCAAAATTTAAATATGGATCTTTTCATTGCTCTTGATGATGAGCGCAGGAAACTTATTACTAAGATAGGTGAGCTGAATGCAGAGAGGAATGAGAATGCTAATGTTATGAAGGATAAAATAGATTATTCTAAGAGACATTCTTTAATAAAGATTGGCAAGGATTTGAAAGTTGAAATTACAGATTTGGAAGAAAAGTTAGGTCATATAAAGTCTAGGCTTTTGATTGAGCATAAAAAGATTCCAAACATTATTGCTCCTGATGTTCCTGTTGTTGAGAATAAGGATGGAGGTGTTGTATTAAAGGTATCAGGCAATATTCCAGAATTTGATTTTAAACCAAAGGATCATTTAGAGATTGGTTTTGCTTTAGAGCTTTTTGATTTTGAGAGGGCACGTGAAGTTAGTGGTAATAAGTTTTATTATCTTAAAAATGAGGCTGTTTTATTGGAACTTGCTTTGATTAATTTTGCTTTAAATAAGCTTAAACTTAAGGGTTTCGATTTGTTTATTACACCTGATGTTGCAAGAGAATTTATAGTTGATGGAATTGGATTTAATCCGCGTGGTAATGAAAGTAATATTTATAAAATTGAAGATACAGATAAATATCTTGTTGGTACGGCTGAGATTACTCTTGGTGGATATTATTATGATACAATATTGGACCTCAAGTCTCCACTAAGAATGGCAGGACTTTCGCATTGTTTTCGTAAAGAGGCTGGAGCAGCTGGGCAATTTTCCAAAGGACTTTATAGAGTTCATCAGTTTAGCAAGGTTGAAATGTTTTGTTTGTGTAAGAGTGAAGATTCTGCTCGTATTCACGATGAGTTTTTAAAATTAGAAGAAGAAATTTTTACCGAACTTGAGATTCCGTATAGAATTTTAAATGTTTGCTCTTTTGATCTTGGAGCACCGGCTTATAAGAAATATGATATTGAGGCTTGGATGCCAGGTAGGGGAAATAGGGGTGAGTATGGGGAGGTTACCTCAACTTCAAATTGTACAGATTATCAGTCAAGGCGCCTTAAAATTAGATATAAGGATAATGGTCAAAATAAGTTTGTACATATGATCAATGGAACAGCAATAGCTTCAACAAGAACTATAATTGCTATACTTGAGAATTTTCAGGACAAAAAAGGTGGAGTTCGCATACCTAATAATTTAGTCAAATATACAGGTTTTGATTATATAGCTCCTAAGAATTAG
- a CDS encoding DUF4163 domain-containing protein, translated as MRKPLTVRKIFMLMYLIVIIMGCSKKIKKINFNNINTNYEKTNGIVIQSVLSQEKTELFEYEIRIPKIINAKSQDNNLKAFNEEIENYANEIVKNLESGAQNTKKEFDKPSLKIDYEIHHGYGIYTIVVNATQKINNTSITNYRSYYISDNGDYIYNIDEIINVEEAFPYFTQQIQERLNKTQLSELLFDLQQAVIYFEEKKIIIKFPIYVFNLDDTENTDNIFVFNKEQAQKYIKKG; from the coding sequence ATGAGAAAACCATTAACTGTTCGGAAGATTTTTATGCTAATGTATTTAATAGTAATTATTATGGGATGTTCAAAAAAAATAAAAAAGATAAATTTTAATAACATTAATACAAATTATGAAAAAACAAACGGGATAGTGATTCAATCAGTTTTATCACAAGAAAAAACCGAACTCTTTGAATATGAAATTAGAATACCTAAAATAATAAATGCCAAATCACAAGATAATAACCTAAAAGCATTCAATGAAGAGATTGAAAATTATGCAAATGAAATAGTCAAAAATCTAGAAAGTGGGGCCCAAAATACTAAAAAAGAGTTTGACAAACCAAGCCTCAAAATAGACTATGAAATCCACCATGGATATGGTATTTATACAATAGTAGTAAATGCTACACAAAAAATCAATAATACATCAATAACAAACTATAGAAGTTACTACATTAGTGATAATGGAGATTACATCTATAATATAGATGAAATTATTAACGTAGAAGAAGCATTTCCTTACTTTACTCAACAAATTCAAGAAAGACTAAACAAAACACAACTAAGCGAATTACTATTTGATTTACAGCAAGCAGTAATTTATTTTGAGGAGAAAAAAATAATAATTAAATTTCCAATTTATGTATTTAATTTAGATGACACAGAAAACACAGACAATATATTTGTATTTAATAAAGAACAAGCACAAAAATACATAAAAAAAGGATAA